gggaggctgaggcaggagaatggcgtgaacccgggaggcggagcttgcagtgagccgagatagcgccaccgcactccaccctgggcgacagagcgagactccgtctcaaaaaaaaaaaaaaaaagaaaaaaaagaaaaaagaaataaaagccacacCCCTGGGTGGAGATTTGAGATGCTAAGGAGACATGTGATGTGTGCATGAACAGTCAGAGCACATTCCTGCCCAAAGGACTTCCCACAACATGCTTACTAATAATGCCTGTGCACGGCCCCTTCATGAATAATCATGTCAGGTTCTCATTAAAAGGGTCAGGCCAGCATTAGTAAGGACAGACTCCTTTTCAGGAGCCCACTCGGTTCTGTCGTTCAGGGTGTCTCTTCTTTCTGAGCTCCTGTCTCTTTAAATGAAGGGCATTTACCCTTTAACTCTTTCTGCGCATCTCTTGAATGAATCCAAGAAGACCAAGAACCAGAGGACTTCCACACCCCTCCGGGTAACATCTGGTGTTTTCAGCTGGTTACCTGGTTACCTCGCCTGGTTATCCGGGTAAGTGCCAAAAAGCTGGTGCCAGATTCTCTGGCTGACGACCTCTGCTTCTTTCTGCACTGAAGAACCTCCTGCCCTAATGCAGTTCTGGCAGCTTTAAGGGGAGGGGTTTTTCCTCTTAGGCTCTGTTCACTAACAACTGCCCAATACCATTTCCCTTCAGCCACTGTCACTCTGCTCCCTCTGGCTGATTTCTCAGCTCACCCTGAGGGGTGACAAGCAGAGGAGGGAAGACTTTAAACTCCACACTGAGTAGATCTGAGACACATGGTGAACCTTCCTGCAGGAGGCTTGTGAAGGTGGCAGGGAATACACCTGGCTGTGCAGTGACTGGGGAGcttcatatatatacttttttttttttttttttgggacagagtctcactctgtcgcccgggctggagtgcagtggtgtgatctcggctcactgcaacctctgcctcccgggttcaagcgattcttctgcctcagcctcccgagtagctgggactacaggtgtgtgccaccacgcccggctaatttttgtatttttagtagagacggggtttcaccatattggccaggctggtctcgaactcctgacctcgtgatccgcccacctcggcctcccaaagtgctgggattacaggcgtgagccactgcgaccagcgCATATCTTTTAACTAAAACTGCAATCCTGTGTTAAGTCAGCTCTTACACTTGCCGTTCATGGCCGTTCACTCCCCTGAACACAATATGCCCCCACCGTTGATTAATCTCCCAGGTCACTCTGCTTACTCTTTGCTGTCCCTCTCCTCGCCGCGGGGATTTCATGAATTCTTCCTGCAGGTGCAAGCCTCTTGCAGGGCCTGTTTATCCAGGACCTGCTGTGTTTGCTTCACTCAGGCGCCAGAGTCCTTTGAGGGCCTATGCTGATGTTTATACTTTTTTCCTCAGAAATGAGACAGCTTTGTCCTTTCCCTTGCCTCCTTTTTCACTGGAGGGACCAGCACTGGGAGGATGCCTGCTTAAAGAAATCCctcattttggctgggcacggtggctcatgcctgtaatcccagcactctgagaggttgaggggggtggatcacctgagggcaggagttcaagaccagcctggccaacatggtgaaaccccatctctactaaatatacaaaaattagccgggcgtggtggtgcacgcttgtaatcccagctacttgggaggctgaggcagaagaatcgcttgaacccgggaggtggacattgcagtgggccgagatcgcaccattgcattccagcctgggtaacaagagccaaactctgtctcaaaaaagaaatcccTCATTTATTATTGGGTCCTTCTCCGCCTGCCTACTCTTCAAGAATGCCTCATTCTGGGACTCCTCAACAGAACTGCCTGGCTCCTCCAGAGGGTCACCTGTGACCACTTCCTTACTCTCTAGTTTCTCTGTACAACCAGGGTTTCCAATGGGCCACAGGGGACCTCTTTCTCCACCTCATTAGGCCATTGTAACAGACCCATGAAGTACTCAGgtcctttttgctttttgttgaaTAAGCTGATAGAAAATGCTTCTCACATTCCCCTTGCTGTTTATGTGATCATATAATCAACTTAACAGCCCAGTTCACTAACTCTGAGCCCCAGGGGGGCTTCCAtgctttttaagcatttttttctgtataatccCCAAGGAACCTTTTAAGAGTGGGGGAAGATACAACATCTTTTCCGTTCCTGTAATCATCAGTATTAGCCCAATATCATTATGTATTAAGAAGACCTAggccgggcgcattggctcacgcttgtaatcccagcactttgggaggccaaggtgggcagatcaccctaggtcacgagttcgagaccagcctgatcaacatggagaaaccctgtatcggccgggcacggtggctgacgcctataatcccagcactttggaaggctgaggcgggcagatcatgaggtcaggagtttgagaccagcctggccaatatggtggaactctgtctctactaaaaaattagccgggcctggtggcatggatctgtaatcccacctattcaggcggctaaggcagaagaatcgcttgaaccctggacacggaggttgcagtgagctgagatagtgccactgcactccagcctgggtgacaaagtgagactccatctcaaaaaaaaaaaaaaaaaaaaaaaagaaaccccatctctactgaaaatacaaaaatagttgggcatggtggtggacaccagtaatcccagctactcaggaggctgaggcagaagaatctcttgaagccaggaggcggaggttaccgtgagccaagatagcgccattccactccagcctgggcaacaagagagaaactgtctcaaaaaaaaaggactttagAAGTCCCTTCTCTGCAGAATTCAGCAGGGGCACAACTACTGGGCTTCCTGCAGAACCAAGGTCACTGGGAACacgagagaagagaagagaactaCTCTCATGGCAGACGTTCTTCCACCCATCCTTACCCAACACGGAAGAGTGGAAGGCATCACTGCTGGGCATCCCTAAGAAATCCTTCTGAGCAAAACAATAGGAAGGAATGCAAACAGGAGAGCACATGGTAGGGCTAATTCCAGAGCTCCAAGGTGAAGGACACTTCACCCTTGCAGGCAGAGGCATGAGACACCTCATTTAGGTCAAGGATTGGAATGCCTGACCTTTATGAGTCACCAAATAGGTAAAGGGACACTTCCTCTATCCTGCATTCTCCCTTGTCTTGTCTTTCAGATGAGTAATCAGATATTTATATCCCAGGATTCCCCTCCTGGATCCCCCTGGAATCTGGGATAAGGTTGATCCCCACATTGTAAAACAAAAGAGACTGATTTTCCTTTGCAATATAGTTTGGTCAAAATATGAACTAGAAGGGCCAAAGGTGGGGAGCTTAAATGTTAATACCATATTCCAGCTTGACCTTTACTGCCAACACCAACACAAATGGTCAGAGGTCCCTTATGTGAAAATCTTCATGATCTCGTGGGAAAACCCTGATTTTTGTAAAGGCTGTAAAACaggctcaaaacaaaaagaaaaagaaaagaaaaaggaaacagtcaagtgcagtggctcacgcctgtaatcctagcactttgggaggccaaggtgggctgatcacctgtcAGGTGACCAGGTGGCCAGATGACCAGGCTGACCACCTGATCAGGTGACCAGgctggtcaggagtttgagaccagcctggccagcatggtgaagccccatctctactaaaaatacaagaaaattagccgggcatggtggcaggcacctgtaatcccagctactcgagaggctgaggcaggagaatcacttgaacccaggaagcggaggttgcagtgagctgagatcgcaccattgcactccagcctgggagacaagagcaatactccatctcaaacaaataaaaataaaaaataaaaaaggccagccacagtggctcatgcctataatcccagtactttgagaggctgaggcaggcagatcatctgaggtcaggagttcaagaccagcctgaccaatgtggagaaaccttgtctctactaaaaatacaaaattagctgggcatggtggtgggagtctgtaatcccagctactcgggaggcttaggcaggagaatcgcttgaacctgggaggcggaggttgcggtgagccgagatcccgccattgcactccagcctgggcaacaagagcaaaactccgtctcaaaaaaaaaaaaaaaaaaaaatacaagccatTCAAGAGTTTGGACAAAAGGAACTGCCTGCTCTCAACCCTTTCAGGAATCAACACCCATTATACCAACCAGGGTCAAAAAACCTGATCAAAACCTGGAGAGACGGGTCATCTGGGTCTGAACTCCCTTATAGAAAGGCCCCTTTACTGTCTTACTTTCCACCCCAACAGCTATCAACATTTCTGGCATCTCCAGTTGGATACATCAGTCTCAAGTAAAACTGTGGGAAGGTCCCGAAGAACCACACAAACAGAATTCAGCACCTGAGCATTCTTGTGAGCCACTGGAGAACTTAAAATTCCACTTCAAGTGAAAAGATAAGTAAAGCCTTCTCTCCTTTCACCCAAAACTAAAGTCAATCTCAGTACGGGGAATCTTGGTTGTGGTGGCATTGGTTCTTCTCCTTATTTTGACCCACACTGGCATGCCACCTGAAGTCCCGATAATAGCCTGTTTTCTCACTAAACACTCCATCTAACCATTTCATTATTTGTCTCTCCTATTTTCACcactttccttttgctttcaCAAAGCTTAAGGGAGAATCAGCTATGGCAGAGAAATTCCTTTTCCTGtatctttccctccttcccatgCCCCTACTCTCACAGGCACAGTGGAGTGAAAATTCCCTTGTcagtttttccaaaataattgcTTCGGGAAACCATCTAAGCAACTGTTGGATCTGCCACAACTTCATCACCAGGTCCTCATCTTACCAATATATTTTGGtaagaaatttttctttaaacctaaCATTTGGTTCAGGAATCCCTGAAGGCCAACATAAATCTGTTCCGCTCCAGGTTTCGCTTGCTAACTCAGCGCACCAAGTCCCCTGCCTGGATCTCACTCCACCTCTCAATCAAAGCTCTAAAACGTCTTTCTATTTCTACAACTGCTCTTCTCTAAACCAAACCTGTTGTCCATGCCCTGAAGGACACTGTGACAGGAAGAACACCTCTGAGGAGGGATTCCCCGGTCCCACCATCCATCCCATGAGCTTCTCCTCAGCAGGCTGCCACCCTAACTTGACTCACTGGTGTCCAGCTAAACAAATGAACGATTATCGAGACAAGTCACCCCAAAACCGCTGTGCAGCTTGGGAAGGAAAAGAGCTAATCACATGGAGGGTTCTATATTCGCTTCCCAAGGCACACACTGTCCCCACGTGGCCAAAAACTACTGTTCCCCTGGGAGGGCCTCTATCCCCTACATGCAATCGAACTATTCCAGCAGTGTGGAAATCGCAGTTACACAAGTGGTTCAACAGCCACATCCCCCGGTGGGCCTGTACCCCTCCTGGCTATGTATTTTTATGTGGACCGCAAAAAAATAAACTGCCCTTTGACGGAAGTCCTAAGATAACCTATTCAACCCCTCCCACGGCAAACCTCTATACTTGCATTAATAACATCCAACATACGGGGGAATGTGCTGTGGGACTTTTGGGACCACGGGGAATAGGTGTGACCATTTATAACACCACCCAACCCAGACAGAAAAGAGCTCTGGGTCTAATACTGGCAGGGATGGGAGCGGCCATAGGAATGATTGCCCCATGGGGAGGGTTCACTTATCATGATGTTACCCTCAGAAATCTCTccagacaaatagaaaacatagCTAAGAGTAGCAGAGATAGCATCTCTAAACTCAAGGCCTCCATAGATTCTCTAGCAAACGTAGTCATGGACAACAGATTGGCCTTAGATTACCTCTTAGCAGAGCAGGGTGGAGTCTGTGCAGTGATCAATAAATCCTGTTGCGTTTATGTCAATAACAGTGGGGCGATAGAGGAGGATATAAAAAAGATCTATGACGAGGCTACGTGGCTCCATGACTTTGGAAAAGGAGGTGTTTCAGCAAGGGCCATTTGGGAGGCGGTGAAgtctgccctcccctccctcaacTGGTTTGTCCCTTTACTGGGACCAGCAACAGTTATACTCTTACTTTTTGTCTTTGGCCCTTGTTTCTTTAATTTACTGATTAAGTGTGTCTCTTCTAGGATAAAGCAATTTCACATGAAGTCCCCCCAAATGGAAGGATATCAGCTAGCTGTCATTGGAGGCCCCAGCACCTATAAGCACATCTCCCCCTTGGATGCCAGTGGGCGAAGATTCCGGGAAACTATGGAGGAATTTCCTCtctgagacagagcaagagaggGAGACCCTGATGACTTCTTCGCCCCATGTCAGCAGGAAGTAGTTACAGAAGACCCACGACGTCCTTACACCCAAAGGTTTTCAGGGTCTCCATCTCTTGAGGAGGAAAATATTAGGGTAGGCAGGTAGGCAGGCGTGAGCAAGCAAGAGAGCCCTCGGGAAAGGAATCTTTAGAAACGCAGCCCACTGATAGCTGTAGTGATGCTGCCCACAGACAGTCAGCACTTCTCTAATAACCCATCCTAGAAcagccttttgcttttttttttttttgagacaagttcttgctctgtctcccaggctggagtgcaatggtgcaatctcggctcactgcaacctccacctcccaggttcaattgattctcctgtttcagcctcctgagtagctgggactacaggcatgcgccgccatgcccggctaattttgtatttttagtagagatggggtttcaccatgttggtcaggctagtctcaaacacccaacctcaggtgatccgcccacctcggcctcctaaagtgctgggattatagacgtgagccactgcacctggctactcGGAACACTTCTGAATGGCACGTTCATGAATAATCATGTAAAGTTATCATAAAAACATCTGCCCAGCCATTAGTAGGAGTAGACATATCCTTTCGATCAGCCCACCCTGTTCTGTCTTTCTGGGTGTACTGTTTTGATGACTTTAAAagctcccataaaaactaaggcATTAGGAGCTGGCTCATTCTTCTGATGtcctctctttttaaataaaggttACTTAACCCTTTAACTCTTTCTGTGTGTCTCCTGACTGAATTCCTTCTTTGAGGAAGACCAAGAACTGAAGGATTCCCCACGCCTCGTGGTAACCATAGCTCTATGAAGGATTTAGTGCATCTGAACTAGTAAATacgggctgggcgaggtggctcacacttgtaatcccagcaccttgggaggctgaggcaggcggatcacctgaggtcaggagttcgagaccagcctggccaaaatggtgaaaccccatctctattaaaaatacatatattagccaaacgtggtggtgggcacctgtaatctcagctgctcgagggggtgaggcaggagaatcgcttgaaccagggaggcgggggttgcagtgaactgagattgcaccactatactccagcctgggcgacagagcaagactctatctcaaataaataaataaataaataaatagataaataaataagctagTAAATACAAACTGCACTCAACTGTCCAAGAAATACtctttatttattaaacattgggaaaatataattaaaggcAAAATAATTTTCTCCTCACCCAGAAAACCTGTccacaaaggaaaacaataaattgATAATCCCAGCCCAGTTAGTGGCTGGTGAATGCCTCTACCTTAATCAATACATGTTTTGAAGCAGTCAGCATCTATTTTTTCATGAGAGATGACTCCAGAGAACCTGGTCTTTGCTTTGCCTGGTAGGTGAGGAATACCTTAATCTTATCAGAAATATATAAattggtcgggtgtggtggctcccgtctgtaatcccagcactttgggaggccgaggcgggtggatcacaaggtcaggagatcgagaccatcctggctaacacggtgaaatcctgtctctactaaaaatgcaaaaaattagccgggcgtggtggcgagtgcctgtagtcccagctactcaggaggctgaggcaggagaatggcgtgaacccaggaggcagagcttgcagtgagccaagattgcaccactgcactctagcctgggcgacagagcaagactctgtctcaaacaaaaaaaaaaaaaagaaatatataaattatctggTTTTGCACAATATTTACTAAATTTCTCTACTCACCTACTCACCCACTGTGAAGACAGCACAATTTGAAATGGACACCATTCCCTTGTAATGGAACACAGACTCAGCTTCTGCTCCACAACAATTAATAGTAATAGCAATACTAAATGAAATATTAAGTAGTTTCATGTAAGTACATATACAATTGAtagtttgttattattttcagttttgcaaTTGGTACAAATTccatagaataattttttttctttctttctttcttttttttttgagactgagttttgctcttgttgcccaggctggagtgcagtggcgtgatcttggctcactgcaacctccgcctcccaggttcaagcaattctcctgcctcagcctactgagtagctgggattacaggcatgcaccaccacccccactaattttttttgtatttttagtagagacgaggtttctccatgttggccaggctggtcttgaactcccgacctcaagtgatctgccttccttagcctcccaaagtgctgggattacaggcgtgagccaccgcgcccggcctttttttctttctgagatggagtctggctgtgtcacccaagctagagtgcaggggcgcaatcttggctcacagcaaccttcacctcccaggttcaagcgattctcatgcatcagcctcccaaatagctgagattacaggtgcctgttaccataccaagctaatttttgtaagttttgtagagatgaggtttcaccatattagctaggctggtctcaaactcctgacctcgtgatccacccgcctcggcctcccaaagtactgggattacaggcgtgagcgaccgcgcccagcctctatcTTAATTTCTTCTGTGTTCATGAGCTTGTGGCAGACATGTGGCTCTCCACTGTCCTACCTAGGAATTGTGCCTTAGGAATTAGAGTTTGAATTGAAAGAAGCCACCTTAATGGTGTTTGGTTGTTGTTCATTCTCCTCCGGCTGGCAGGAGATAAGGACAGAGTCCCCAAAGCTGCTAGAGAGCTTAAGgtgaatataaaacattaaaacttcATTTACTTGAAAAGCCAGCAGCCAAGAAGCTGCTCAAGATTAATGCCAATGATGTCTTGCTTCCTGGCATTCAGGAACATTCTTTTCCCCTAACCCtgactctttcctccctctctatcCCAATCTCGGTCACCTTAAGGAAATGTTGAGTATTCTGAACATTTTGGgggaaaagagagattcaaactTTTGTAGCTCTGTTGGTAAGAGGTCTCGCAACCACCATCAGAGGAGAAATGTTAGGTGCAGGAGTGTCTCAAACCACCAAGACCTGTGGGGCCAAGCATGTATGGGGCCCAAAGGAAGAAGCCACTGAGCCTCAGGACCCTCCAGATGCTGGGAGGTACATGCAACAGCAAGCAGTATTATGCTTGTATCAAGCACTCAAGGACAAAATAAGGCCACCTAGCTGTCCCAGCCTTCCCTGACATGATTTTCACCTATGGCTCTGGGTTTCTTTGGGGACCTTCAACATAAATGtaattcctccttctccttcataAGCTTGAAATAAGAATAGGTTTGCTagcagtcttttttttgagacagagtgttgctcttatcgccaaggctggagtgcagtggcgcgatctcagctcactgcaatcttcgcctcctgggttcaagcgattctcctgactcagcctcccaagtagctggactgcaggcgcccgccaccacgcccagctaattttttgtatttttagtagagacaggatttcaccatgttggccaggctggtcttgaactcctgaccttaggtgatccgcccacctcagcctcccaaagtgttgggattacaggcttgagccaccacccccagcctgctagcagtcttttttaaaagactggtGCCACTCCTGTTTACAAGACAATAAGAAGGCACCAAGACCTGCACCCACCAGAACCCCACCCCAGAACCGACCTCCAGTGCAACCATGCACACAGTCTCCAGAAGGTGCCCCCACCCCTGACACAGCGGCATTGTCTCTGCCACTGTGGTGAATGCTCGCATGGAGGCAGGGAACACAGCACTCACTGACactttgctgcagctgctgcactTCAGCTCCTGCAGCACAGATTACAAACCTTGAGAAGCCAGGGAACAAAGTCAGTGTGCAATACAAGTTTCTGAGATTTAGAGCATGCACTCCAGGAGTTGGGAGCTGAGCATTGGTgtccctaaaatcttccagaaacgAAACCGGTTGGCTAAATCCACCTTCTACCACAATCAAATGCTCAAGGTCATCAAACAGAATAAAaggaaaggccgggcgcagtggctcacgcctgtaatcccagcactttgggagaccgaggtgggcagatcacttgaggtcaggagttcaagaccagcgtggccaacatggtgaaaccctgtctctactaaaaatacaaaaattagctaggcgtgtgggtggcacatgcctgtagtcccagctactagggaggctaaggcaggagaatagcttgaacctggaaggcggaggttgcagtgagctgagatcgcaccattgcactccagcctgggcaacagagcaaggctccatctcaaaaaaaggaaaaataaaagaaaaataaactcatcCAAAGATCAGTTTCCTCAAAGactgaaggtagataagcccataaagatgagaaaaaaaatcagcgcAAAACCCCTGACGACTCAAAACGCTCCAGAGCTTCCTTTCCTAGAAACAAACAAATCATCTTTCCAGCAAGGATTCTGAACTAGGCTATGATGACTGatatgacagaaatagaattcagcatatggataggaatgaagatcactGAACTACAGTACATTggaacccaatgcaaggaaaggAACCCAATGCAAGGAACTCAATGCATTGGGTTTCAATGCAATTTGacaatcatgataaaacaatgcaAGAACTGACAGACAAAGTAGCCATTAGAGAAAAGAATGTAAGcaatctgatagagctgaaaaacacataaCAAggatttcataatgcaatcacaaggaCTAGTAGCAGAacagaccaagcagaggaaagaacctCAGAGCTTGAAGGCTGGCTTTCTGAAATGAGACAGCCAGACAAGAATAGAGAGTAAAtgatgaaaaggaacaaacaaaacctccaagaaatgtgggatcATCCAAAGAGGCTGAATCTGTGACTCTCTGGtatccctgaaagagatggggagagtgGACCCAACTTGCAAAACATATTTTAGGACATCATCCATGAGAAACTCCCCAACCTAGCTATAGaggacaacattcaaatttaggaaatgcagagaaccccagtaagatatgGCACAAGAAGATCATTCTCAtgacatataatcatcagattttccaaggttgaaatgaaagaaaaaatattaaaggaaggtAGAGACAAAAGTCTAGTCACCTATAAGACCATTAGACTAACAGTAGacatctcagcagaaactctacaaggaagaagagattgggagccaatattcaacattcttatttatttatttatttatttatttatttacttatttatttatttagagatgtaGCCttactgtcactcaggctggagtgcagtggcatgatctcggctcactgcaacctctgcctcccaggttcaagcgattctcctgcctcaacctctcaaggcctgggattacaggtgcccacgatcatgcctggctaatttttgtatttttaatagagatggggcttcaccatgttggccaggctggtctcaaactcctgacgtaaagtgatccatccatctcagcatcccaaagcacggggattacaggcacgagtcactgtgcccagcttaatattcaacattcttagaaaagaaattccaaaccAGAAtctcatattcagccaaactaagcttcataaggaaaggagaaataaaatccttttcagacaagcaaatgctgacggATTTTgataccaccagacctgccttacaacagctcctgaaggaagcactaaaaatgaaaagtaaagatcattaccagccactacaaaaacacactgatgTTCACAGATGAGTGATACTATACCAGCTAAcacgatgacaggatcaaatccacacatatcaatactaatccTAAATGTAAATCGGTTAAATGCCCCATTTaagagacacagaatggcaaactggataaagagtcaagacccagggccgggcacagtggctcacgcctgtaatcccaggactttgggaggccgacgcaggtggatcaggaggtcaggagtttgaaaccagcctgaccaacatggtgaaatgccatctc
This portion of the Pongo abelii isolate AG06213 chromosome 20, NHGRI_mPonAbe1-v2.0_pri, whole genome shotgun sequence genome encodes:
- the ERVV-2 gene encoding endogenous retrovirus group V member 2 Env polyprotein precursor (The RefSeq protein has 3 substitutions compared to this genomic sequence), with the protein product MTEKFLFLYLSLLAMPLLSQAQWSENSLVSFSKIIASGNHLSNCWICHNFITRSSSYQYILVRNFSLNLTFGSGIPEGQHKSVPLQVSLANSAHQVPCLDLTPPLNQSSKTSFYFYNCSSLNQTCCPCPEGHCDRKNTSEEGFPGPTIHPMSFSSAGCHPNLTHWCPAKQMNDYRDKSPQNRCAAWEGKELITWRVLYSLPKAHTVPTWPKTTVPLGGPLSPTCNRTIPAVWKSQLHKWFDSHIPRWACTPPGYVFLCGPQKNKLPFDGSPKITYSTPPTANLYTCINNIQHTGECAVGLLGPRGIGVTIYNTTQPRQKRALGLILAGMGAAIGMIAPWGGFTYHDVTLRNLSRQIENIAKSSRDSISKLKASIDSLANVVMDNRLALDYLLAEQGGVCAVINKSCCVYVNNSGAIEEDIKKIYDEATWLHDFGKGGVSARAIWEAVKSALPSLNWFVPLLGPATVILLLFVFGPCFFNLLIKCVSSRIKQFHMKSPQMEGYQLAVIGGPSTYKHISPLDASGRRFRETMEEFPL